In Janthinobacterium rivuli, a single genomic region encodes these proteins:
- a CDS encoding YhdP family protein yields MTEHVPLALRWQRLRAAYRMANLATHHVLGFTIKLVLLAYFAFAVLFLFLRYAILPNIDYYKGDIERAASRALGNPVSIARIYASWHGVRPNLFLGDVTLRDQAGRQALSLPSISATVSWWSVLGSVRFTTLEITRPDLDVRRSKDGKLYVAGVLIDSTQGSDGKGADWLLSQHDIIIRDGKVRWTDEARGTPELALSQVNVLLRNRWRSHRLGLQATPPASLAAPIDVRAHFTHPPFSTRISDVSMWKGELYADLKNADLAAWRRYLDYPFELSQGKGALRAWLSLDHARLAGFTADVGLTDVTAQLGEHIAPLDLLSVSGRISAKEELSAQVPDGKPTFGAYGHQVELTNFAVETRDGLSLPPTTLSERFVAATKRKPARTEITAKSLDLHTLAALADKLPLGEQQRQRLDALAPRGRLQDFSAQWEGEMATPASYRLRGKLIDLGLNAQPARLAVAKTATSPAQAAAPAIPGFDHLTGSLDASDKGGKIDIDAQGLVLQLASYLSEPALPFEQFEMAARWAFQADNMLQVDLDRLDLNQQGMRVALHGSQRLPLDGKNLGQVDLTGSIDNFQINTIGRYLPLQTPEHLRHWLTGALEGGVARDVSLRLRGELEHFPFKGDTPAQRNRGDFRVAGKIENGTLNYAPGEFAESGPLAGKAPLWPQADKIKGSFVFERARMEIRGDTATTGGVALTNVKAVIPDLTVFDTLLDIEGNAAGPMQEFLKYVTASPVLGWIEHFTDETTATGNARLALKLHLPTERMLESTVQGSLQLAGNDVVLFHDMPPVLGTQGKIEFTEKGVNLNGLNGNLLGGPLAISGGTQADDTIQVKIAGNMTIDGLRKTYPAPVLQRLAKHLSGGARYSGLITARDHQVVVNVESPLTGLGLDFPAPLKKPAGDSLPVKFTLTGNAANGAGLRTDDIRIALGSGIAARYQRQKQGKDAWRLVRGGIGVNVPAPEPDSGMMFNVNMKTLDVDSWIAAGSEIAGSATVPADSGAADDAPDIAQYVVPDMMAARASELMLGERKLENVVVGATHQKDVWQANIDAKQVSGYVTWLETPSGLGKMTARLSSLIIPESAANDVKNLLEGKSGAQSIPSLDIVAEQFELFNKKIGRLELQAYNTMAAGGREWRVGKLQLSNADGALSGNGKWVIKDGQSTTSLRFGLDIVDAGKLLDRFGFADTVRRGKGRLSGDIAWNGLPYSLDIPTLSGQIEMNVESGQFLKQDPGAAKLLGVLSLQALPRLLKLDFHDVFSEGLAFDGITANASIKRGVVTTDNLKMHGVAATVLMDGTADIANETTNLHVVVIPEFNLGTGPLVYALAVNPVIGLGSFLAQLFLRAPVMKALTYHMQIAGPWKSPVVTKLDGGKLDPVAVPAAAAVEAVAK; encoded by the coding sequence GTGACAGAACATGTGCCATTGGCCCTGCGCTGGCAGCGGCTGCGTGCCGCCTATCGCATGGCCAACCTGGCCACCCATCATGTATTGGGTTTTACCATCAAACTGGTGCTGCTGGCGTATTTCGCCTTCGCCGTGCTGTTTTTATTCCTGCGCTACGCCATTCTGCCGAATATCGATTATTACAAGGGCGATATCGAGCGGGCGGCCAGCCGAGCGCTGGGCAACCCTGTCAGCATTGCGCGTATTTATGCCTCGTGGCATGGCGTGCGGCCGAATCTTTTCCTCGGCGACGTGACCCTGCGCGACCAAGCGGGACGCCAGGCGCTGAGTCTGCCGAGCATATCGGCCACCGTGTCGTGGTGGAGCGTGCTCGGTTCCGTGCGTTTTACAACCCTGGAAATCACGCGGCCCGACCTGGACGTGCGGCGCAGCAAGGATGGCAAGCTGTACGTGGCCGGGGTGTTGATCGACAGCACGCAAGGCAGCGATGGCAAGGGCGCCGACTGGCTGCTGTCGCAGCATGACATCATCATTCGCGACGGCAAGGTGCGCTGGACGGATGAAGCGCGCGGCACGCCCGAGCTGGCTTTATCACAGGTCAACGTGTTGCTGCGCAACCGCTGGCGCAGCCACCGGCTGGGCTTGCAAGCCACGCCGCCCGCCAGCCTGGCCGCGCCCATCGATGTGCGCGCTCACTTCACGCACCCGCCTTTCAGTACGCGCATCTCCGACGTGTCGATGTGGAAAGGCGAGCTGTACGCTGACCTGAAAAATGCCGACCTGGCCGCCTGGCGCCGCTACCTCGATTACCCGTTCGAACTGAGCCAGGGCAAGGGCGCCCTGCGCGCCTGGTTGAGCCTGGATCACGCGCGCCTGGCCGGCTTCACGGCCGATGTCGGCTTGACGGATGTGACGGCGCAGCTGGGCGAGCATATCGCGCCGCTCGACCTGTTGTCCGTCAGCGGGCGCATTTCGGCAAAAGAAGAACTGTCGGCGCAGGTGCCGGACGGCAAGCCGACGTTTGGCGCGTATGGGCACCAGGTCGAGTTGACGAATTTCGCGGTGGAAACCCGAGATGGCCTCAGCCTGCCGCCCACGACCCTGTCCGAACGCTTTGTTGCCGCCACCAAACGCAAGCCGGCGCGCACGGAAATCACGGCCAAGTCGCTCGATCTGCACACCCTGGCCGCGCTGGCCGACAAGCTGCCGCTGGGCGAACAGCAGCGCCAGCGCCTCGACGCCCTGGCGCCGCGCGGGCGTTTGCAGGATTTCTCGGCGCAATGGGAAGGCGAGATGGCGACGCCGGCCAGCTACCGTTTGCGCGGCAAGCTCATCGATCTTGGGCTGAATGCGCAGCCGGCGCGCCTGGCTGTGGCGAAGACGGCGACCAGCCCCGCGCAGGCGGCTGCACCGGCTATCCCCGGTTTCGATCATTTGACTGGCAGTCTCGACGCCAGTGACAAGGGCGGCAAGATCGATATCGATGCACAGGGATTGGTATTGCAACTGGCCTCCTATTTGAGTGAGCCCGCCTTGCCGTTCGAACAATTCGAAATGGCGGCACGCTGGGCTTTCCAAGCAGACAATATGCTGCAAGTCGACCTGGACAGGCTTGATTTAAATCAACAAGGCATGCGAGTCGCCTTGCATGGCTCGCAGCGTTTGCCGCTCGACGGCAAGAATCTGGGCCAGGTCGACTTAACGGGCAGCATCGACAATTTCCAGATCAACACCATCGGCCGCTATCTGCCCCTGCAAACGCCGGAGCACCTGCGTCACTGGCTGACGGGCGCGCTGGAAGGCGGCGTGGCGCGCGATGTCAGCCTTCGCCTGCGCGGCGAACTCGAGCATTTCCCCTTCAAGGGCGATACGCCGGCCCAGCGCAATCGCGGCGACTTCCGCGTGGCCGGCAAGATCGAGAATGGCACCCTGAACTATGCGCCCGGCGAGTTTGCGGAAAGCGGCCCGCTGGCCGGCAAGGCGCCCCTGTGGCCGCAGGCGGACAAGATCAAGGGCAGTTTCGTGTTTGAACGGGCGCGCATGGAAATTCGCGGCGACACGGCCACCACGGGCGGCGTGGCCCTGACGAATGTTAAAGCCGTGATCCCCGACCTGACCGTCTTCGACACCCTGCTCGATATTGAAGGCAACGCAGCTGGCCCGATGCAGGAATTTCTCAAGTACGTGACGGCCAGCCCCGTGCTGGGCTGGATCGAGCATTTCACGGATGAAACGACGGCGACGGGCAACGCCAGGCTGGCCCTCAAATTGCACTTGCCGACAGAGCGCATGCTCGAGTCGACCGTGCAGGGCAGCTTGCAGCTGGCGGGCAACGACGTGGTGCTGTTCCACGACATGCCGCCCGTGCTGGGCACGCAGGGCAAGATCGAATTCACTGAAAAGGGCGTCAACCTGAATGGCTTGAACGGCAACCTGCTGGGCGGGCCGCTGGCCATTTCGGGCGGCACGCAGGCGGACGATACCATCCAGGTCAAGATTGCCGGCAACATGACCATCGATGGCTTGCGCAAGACGTATCCGGCGCCCGTGCTGCAGCGCCTGGCAAAACACTTGAGTGGCGGCGCCCGTTACAGCGGCCTGATCACGGCGCGCGATCATCAGGTGGTGGTCAATGTCGAGTCGCCGCTGACGGGCCTGGGCCTGGATTTCCCCGCCCCCCTGAAAAAACCGGCCGGCGACAGCCTGCCCGTGAAATTTACCCTGACGGGCAATGCGGCCAATGGCGCGGGTCTGCGCACGGACGATATCCGCATCGCGCTGGGATCCGGCATCGCTGCGCGCTACCAGCGCCAGAAGCAGGGCAAGGACGCCTGGCGCCTGGTGCGCGGCGGCATCGGCGTGAATGTGCCAGCGCCGGAACCGGACAGCGGCATGATGTTCAACGTCAATATGAAAACCCTGGACGTGGACAGCTGGATCGCCGCCGGCAGCGAGATCGCCGGCAGCGCCACGGTGCCCGCCGACAGCGGCGCCGCCGACGATGCGCCCGATATCGCCCAATATGTGGTGCCGGACATGATGGCGGCCCGTGCCAGCGAATTGATGCTGGGTGAGCGCAAGCTGGAAAACGTGGTGGTGGGCGCCACGCACCAGAAGGATGTGTGGCAAGCCAATATTGATGCGAAACAAGTGTCCGGCTATGTGACGTGGCTGGAAACGCCGTCCGGCCTGGGCAAGATGACGGCGCGCCTGTCGTCGCTGATCATTCCGGAGTCGGCCGCCAACGACGTGAAAAATTTGCTGGAGGGAAAGAGCGGCGCCCAGTCGATTCCTTCGCTCGATATCGTCGCCGAGCAATTTGAACTGTTCAACAAGAAGATCGGCCGGCTGGAGTTGCAAGCCTATAACACCATGGCGGCGGGCGGGCGCGAGTGGCGCGTGGGCAAGCTGCAATTATCGAATGCCGATGGCGCCCTGAGCGGCAATGGCAAATGGGTCATCAAGGATGGGCAAAGCACGACCAGCCTGCGTTTCGGCCTCGATATCGTCGACGCGGGCAAACTGCTCGACCGTTTCGGCTTTGCCGACACGGTGCGCCGCGGCAAAGGCCGCCTGAGCGGCGACATCGCCTGGAACGGCTTGCCGTATTCGCTCGACATTCCCACCCTGTCGGGGCAGATCGAGATGAACGTGGAGTCGGGCCAGTTCCTCAAGCAGGATCCGGGCGCCGCCAAGCTGTTGGGCGTGCTCAGCCTGCAAGCCTTGCCCCGCTTGCTGAAACTCGATTTCCACGACGTGTTTTCCGAAGGCCTGGCCTTCGACGGCATCACGGCCAACGCCAGCATCAAACGCGGCGTCGTGACCACCGACAACCTCAAGATGCATGGCGTGGCGGCCACCGTGCTGATGGATGGCACGGCCGACATCGCCAATGAAACGACGAATCTGCACGTGGTGGTGATCCCGGAATTTAACCTGGGCACGGGGCCGCTCGTCTACGCGCTGGCCGTCAACCCCGTCATCGGCCTGGGTAGTTTCCTGGCGCAATTGTTCCTGCGCGCCCCCGTGATGAAGGCGCTCACCTATCACATGCAGATCGCCGGCCCGTGGAAATCGCCCGTCGTGACCAAGCTCGATGGTGGTAAATTGGATCCCGTCGCCGTGCCTGCCGCCGCAGCCGTGGAGGCCGTGGCGAAATAG
- a CDS encoding carbon-nitrogen hydrolase family protein: MMHTVAAVQMISSPSVDDNLATARRLVAQAAAAGAQLVVLPEYWAIMGKQETDKLAHAEQPGSGPIQDGMAQMARQHGIWLIGGTLPLISGEEGKVLNTTLVYDPQGAPAGRYDKIHLFGFTRGTESYNESRTIVPGAQVRSIETPFGRVGLSICYDLRFPELYRAMGDCALIVVPAAFTHTTGSAHWEVLLRARAIENQCYVLASAQGGLHPNGRRTWGHSMLIDPWGEVKAVLPEGEGVVSGEIDLLFLAGVRESLPALAHRTM; this comes from the coding sequence ATGATGCATACAGTCGCAGCAGTACAAATGATTTCCTCGCCATCCGTGGACGACAACCTGGCCACGGCACGGCGTCTGGTGGCGCAGGCCGCCGCCGCTGGCGCGCAACTTGTGGTGCTGCCCGAATACTGGGCCATCATGGGCAAGCAGGAAACGGACAAGCTGGCCCATGCGGAACAGCCCGGCAGCGGCCCCATCCAGGATGGCATGGCGCAGATGGCGCGCCAGCACGGCATCTGGCTGATCGGCGGCACCTTGCCACTGATTTCCGGCGAGGAGGGCAAGGTACTCAATACCACGCTGGTGTACGACCCGCAAGGCGCGCCTGCCGGCCGCTACGACAAGATCCACCTGTTTGGTTTTACGCGCGGCACCGAGTCGTACAACGAATCGCGCACCATCGTGCCGGGCGCGCAGGTGCGCTCGATCGAGACGCCGTTCGGCCGGGTCGGCCTGTCCATCTGCTATGACCTGCGCTTTCCAGAGCTGTACCGCGCCATGGGCGATTGCGCGCTGATCGTCGTGCCGGCCGCGTTTACCCATACGACGGGCAGCGCCCACTGGGAAGTGCTGCTGCGCGCGCGCGCCATCGAAAACCAGTGCTATGTGCTGGCCTCGGCGCAGGGCGGGCTGCATCCGAACGGCCGCCGCACCTGGGGCCACAGTATGCTGATCGACCCGTGGGGCGAAGTGAAAGCCGTGTTGCCCGAAGGCGAGGGCGTGGTGAGCGGCGAGATCGACCTGCTGTTTTTGGCCGGCGTGCGCGAGTCGCTGCCAGCCCTGGCGCACCGCACTATGTGA
- the tldD gene encoding metalloprotease TldD, giving the protein MKPFEPNLSSLAVARDILLTPFGLDEDKLLKALGTMFTHKVDYADLYFQSTRSEGWSLEEGIVKTGSFSIDQGVGVRAVSGDKTAFAYSDDISERALLEAAVATRTIARAGAGKIKIAGQMQPQGGRSLYLPNDPLASLDATAKVQLLERVEKMARAKDPRVVQVMAGLAGEYDVVLVLRSDGVLAADIRPLVRVSLTVIAEQNGRRETGSAGGGGRFSYDYFSDAVLEQYATDAVNSALVNLEARPAPAGPMTIVLGPGWPGILLHEAIGHGLEGDFNRKGSSAFSGCIGERVAAKGVTVVDDGTLAGRRGSLNIDDEGNPTQCTTLIEDGILKGYIQDTMNARLMKMPVTGNARRESFAHLPMPRMTNTYMLGGDKDPGEILASVKNGLYAVNFGGGQVDITNGKFVFSASEAYMIENGKLNYPVKGATLIGNGPDVLNRVSMIGNDMRLDSGVGVCGKEGQSVPVGVGQPTLRLDGITVGGTA; this is encoded by the coding sequence ATGAAGCCATTTGAACCCAATCTGTCCAGCCTGGCCGTGGCGCGCGATATCCTGCTCACGCCGTTTGGCCTGGACGAAGACAAGCTGTTGAAAGCCCTGGGCACGATGTTTACGCACAAGGTCGACTATGCCGACCTGTACTTCCAGTCGACCAGGAGCGAAGGCTGGAGCCTGGAAGAGGGTATCGTCAAGACGGGCAGTTTTTCCATCGACCAGGGCGTGGGCGTGCGCGCCGTGTCTGGCGACAAGACGGCGTTTGCGTACTCCGACGACATTTCCGAGCGGGCCCTGCTGGAAGCGGCGGTGGCCACGCGCACGATTGCGCGCGCCGGCGCCGGCAAAATCAAGATTGCGGGCCAGATGCAGCCGCAGGGTGGACGTTCCTTGTACTTGCCCAACGATCCGCTCGCCTCGCTGGACGCCACGGCCAAGGTGCAATTGCTTGAACGCGTGGAAAAGATGGCGCGGGCGAAAGATCCCCGGGTGGTGCAAGTGATGGCGGGCCTGGCCGGTGAATATGATGTAGTGCTGGTGCTGCGCAGCGACGGCGTGCTGGCGGCCGACATCCGTCCGCTGGTGCGCGTCTCGCTGACCGTGATCGCGGAACAGAATGGCCGCCGCGAAACGGGCTCGGCCGGTGGCGGCGGGCGTTTCAGCTATGACTATTTCAGCGATGCCGTGCTGGAACAATACGCGACGGACGCCGTCAATTCGGCGCTGGTGAACCTGGAAGCGCGCCCGGCGCCTGCCGGCCCCATGACCATCGTGCTGGGCCCTGGCTGGCCCGGCATCCTGCTGCACGAAGCGATCGGCCATGGCCTGGAAGGCGATTTCAACCGCAAGGGTTCGTCCGCATTTTCCGGGTGCATCGGCGAGCGCGTTGCCGCCAAGGGCGTCACCGTGGTCGACGACGGCACCCTGGCGGGCCGGCGCGGTTCCCTGAATATCGATGACGAGGGCAACCCCACGCAGTGCACGACCCTGATCGAGGATGGCATCCTGAAGGGGTACATCCAGGACACCATGAATGCGCGCCTGATGAAGATGCCCGTGACGGGCAATGCGCGCCGCGAATCGTTCGCTCACCTGCCCATGCCGCGCATGACGAACACGTATATGCTGGGTGGCGACAAGGATCCGGGCGAGATCCTCGCATCCGTCAAGAACGGCTTGTATGCCGTCAACTTCGGCGGCGGCCAGGTCGACATCACGAATGGCAAGTTCGTCTTTTCGGCCAGCGAAGCGTACATGATCGAAAACGGCAAGCTCAACTACCCTGTGAAGGGCGCCACCCTGATCGGCAACGGCCCTGACGTGCTCAACCGCGTTTCCATGATCGGCAACGACATGCGCCTGGACTCGGGCGTCGGCGTGTGCGGCAAGGAAGGGCAAAGCGTGCCCGTGGGCGTGGGGCAGCCAACCCTGCGCCTGGACGGTATTACCGTCGGCGGTACGGCGTAA
- a CDS encoding TonB-dependent receptor, with protein MIPTSSLQSAAFSPPRLGLALASALLSLPVLAQDAAPIARVEITGSNIRRAQAETASAVQTLNAADIEKSGKSSVAELLQTLAVDNQGSVPTTFGNGFAAGASGVSLRGLGTASTLVLLNGRRVAPYGLADDGQKVFADLNIIPLEAVERVEILKDGASAIYGSDAIAGVVNVILRRDYQGTAIKGNYGKTKEWDGRDARAAITHGFGDIDSDRYNVLLNLEYSEKAAIWNRNRAGRGAIGRSDLRDLGFSAQESLSGAGAITTNNAAGSAVNGNVRNPDTLDYYNRGNLAGADFTRTFPGAACGNFTTHPQGDPGGGCLTDAAQQYGQIQPKQKNINFFGRAAWQLTPALQTYAELNLYHSKSNSATTPSTVSGSVGYPGGPVSNAGVSLGAAHPDNPYFGTAARLRYLAADVGPRLSEVNSTFTRFVAGIKGSVAGWDIDSALLYSQNKVSNDLDGYLQRDVAFALLNPTAASVAAASLNPAYAALPAGSLWRIAENAGLNSAELYAALSPRISNDAKTHIAQIDFKASRELGKLDGGSLGVAVGAEFRHESTELKPTTGTERGNIIGLGYSAYKGSRNASAIYAEVLAPVLKTVELSGALRADHFTDVGNSYTPKVGVKWTPVRELALRGTFAKGFRAPSAAENGVGGLAAFSTASDPLRCALGVEVACDPAAIAVITSPNPNLSPERSRSYSVGAIWDPLPRTSISVDLWQIRRKNEINQEQTDTAIAEGHVARDPSTATGIAGDPGAITAVLANYVNSAQTTVRGIDIDARQRFSLGNDYGSLVFDLKWTHLYKWLRTEQDGTQRDFAGTHGNCDVSNCMGTPDDRINLGATWERQNWRVTANVNYRAPLDNVLFKNDPDGCATHFADGTDAPRGCRIASFTTVDLTARWLATPKLEVFAMVQNLFDKIAPLDPLTYGATGYNPLDYAGAAGRFISAGVKYKF; from the coding sequence ATGATCCCTACATCATCCCTACAGTCCGCTGCCTTTTCACCACCCAGACTGGGCCTGGCACTGGCCAGTGCGCTGCTGAGTCTACCCGTCCTGGCACAGGACGCCGCGCCGATTGCCCGCGTGGAAATCACCGGCTCGAACATCCGCCGCGCACAAGCAGAAACGGCTTCTGCCGTACAAACCCTGAACGCAGCCGACATTGAAAAGTCGGGCAAGTCCAGCGTGGCCGAGCTGCTGCAGACCCTGGCCGTCGACAACCAGGGTTCCGTCCCCACCACCTTCGGCAACGGCTTTGCCGCCGGCGCTTCCGGCGTGTCGCTGCGCGGTCTCGGCACGGCCTCGACCCTGGTGCTGCTGAATGGCCGCCGCGTCGCGCCGTATGGCCTGGCAGATGATGGCCAGAAAGTATTTGCCGACCTGAACATCATTCCCCTGGAAGCGGTGGAACGGGTGGAAATTCTCAAGGATGGCGCCTCGGCCATCTATGGCTCCGACGCCATCGCCGGCGTCGTCAACGTGATCCTGCGGCGCGACTACCAGGGCACGGCCATCAAGGGCAATTACGGCAAGACGAAGGAGTGGGACGGGCGCGATGCGCGCGCCGCCATCACGCACGGCTTCGGCGACATCGACAGCGACCGCTACAACGTGCTGTTGAACCTCGAATACAGCGAAAAGGCCGCCATCTGGAACCGCAACCGGGCCGGGCGCGGCGCCATCGGGCGCAGCGACTTGCGCGACTTGGGCTTCAGCGCGCAGGAATCGCTGAGCGGCGCGGGGGCCATCACCACCAACAATGCGGCCGGCAGCGCCGTCAACGGCAATGTGCGCAATCCCGACACGCTCGACTACTACAACCGCGGCAACCTGGCCGGCGCGGATTTTACGCGCACCTTCCCCGGCGCCGCCTGCGGCAACTTCACCACGCATCCGCAAGGTGATCCGGGCGGCGGTTGCCTGACCGATGCCGCCCAACAATACGGCCAGATCCAGCCCAAGCAAAAGAACATCAATTTCTTCGGCCGCGCCGCCTGGCAATTGACGCCAGCGCTGCAAACGTATGCCGAATTGAACCTGTATCACAGCAAGTCGAACTCGGCCACCACGCCATCGACGGTCAGCGGCTCGGTCGGCTACCCGGGCGGCCCTGTCAGCAATGCGGGCGTGTCGCTGGGCGCAGCCCATCCGGACAACCCGTATTTCGGCACGGCGGCGCGGCTGCGCTACCTGGCGGCCGACGTGGGGCCGCGCCTGTCGGAAGTCAATTCCACCTTCACGCGTTTTGTCGCCGGCATCAAGGGCAGCGTGGCGGGCTGGGATATCGACAGCGCCCTGCTGTACTCGCAGAACAAGGTGTCAAACGACCTGGACGGCTACCTGCAGCGCGACGTGGCCTTCGCCCTGCTCAACCCGACTGCCGCCAGTGTGGCGGCGGCCAGCCTGAACCCCGCGTATGCGGCCCTGCCAGCCGGCAGCCTGTGGCGCATCGCGGAAAACGCGGGCCTCAATTCCGCCGAGCTATACGCGGCCCTGTCGCCGCGCATCTCGAATGACGCCAAGACGCATATCGCGCAGATCGATTTCAAGGCCAGCCGCGAATTGGGCAAGCTCGACGGCGGCAGCCTGGGCGTGGCCGTGGGCGCGGAATTCCGCCACGAATCGACGGAACTCAAGCCCACCACGGGCACGGAACGGGGCAATATCATCGGCCTCGGCTATTCCGCCTACAAAGGCAGCCGCAACGCCTCGGCCATCTATGCCGAGGTGCTGGCGCCCGTGCTGAAGACCGTGGAACTGTCTGGCGCCCTGCGCGCCGACCATTTCACCGATGTGGGCAATTCCTACACGCCGAAAGTGGGCGTGAAATGGACACCCGTGCGCGAACTGGCCCTGCGCGGTACCTTCGCCAAGGGCTTTCGCGCCCCCAGCGCGGCGGAAAACGGCGTCGGCGGCCTTGCAGCATTCTCCACCGCCAGCGATCCGCTGCGCTGCGCGCTGGGTGTGGAAGTGGCGTGCGATCCAGCGGCAATCGCCGTCATCACCTCGCCCAATCCCAACCTGTCGCCCGAGCGTTCGCGCAGCTATTCCGTGGGCGCCATCTGGGACCCGCTGCCGCGTACCAGCATTTCCGTCGACCTGTGGCAAATCCGCCGCAAGAATGAAATCAACCAGGAGCAAACGGACACGGCCATCGCCGAAGGCCATGTGGCGCGCGACCCGTCGACGGCTACCGGCATCGCCGGCGATCCGGGCGCCATCACGGCCGTGCTGGCCAATTATGTGAATTCGGCGCAAACGACGGTGCGCGGCATCGATATCGACGCGCGCCAGCGCTTCAGCCTGGGCAACGACTATGGCAGCCTGGTGTTCGACCTGAAATGGACGCACTTGTACAAATGGCTGCGCACGGAACAGGATGGCACGCAGCGCGATTTTGCGGGCACGCACGGCAATTGCGACGTGTCCAACTGCATGGGCACGCCGGACGACCGCATCAACCTGGGCGCAACCTGGGAACGCCAGAACTGGCGCGTCACGGCCAACGTCAACTACCGCGCGCCGCTCGATAACGTGCTGTTCAAGAATGACCCGGACGGCTGCGCCACACATTTCGCCGATGGCACGGACGCGCCGCGCGGTTGCCGCATCGCCTCGTTCACCACGGTGGACCTGACGGCCCGCTGGCTGGCCACGCCCAAGCTGGAAGTGTTTGCGATGGTGCAAAACCTGTTCGACAAGATCGCCCCGCTCGACCCGCTGACCTATGGCGCCACGGGCTACAACCCGCTCGACTACGCGGGCGCGGCCGGACGGTTTATCAGTGCGGGGGTGAAATACAAGTTCTGA
- the aroG gene encoding 3-deoxy-7-phosphoheptulonate synthase AroG, with the protein MPRTDDLRIREMKELTPPSHLIREFACSEQAEQTAASARIALHRILHGQDDRLMVVIGPCSIHDTKAAMEYARLLVKERARFAGELEIVMRVYFEKPRTTVGWKGLINDPYMDNSFRINDGLRMARELLRDINELGLPAGTEFLDVISPQYIADLISWGAIGARTTESQVHRELASGLSCPVGFKNGTDGNVKIAVEAIKAASQPHHFLSVTKGGHSAIVSTNGNEDCHIILRGGKTPNYDAASVDEACKAIAAQGLAARLMIDASHANSSKKPENQIPVCADIASQVAGGDGRIVGVMVESHLVAGRQDLIPGKELIYGQSVTDGCIDWSASVAVLENLAAAVKQRRLQGDAE; encoded by the coding sequence ATGCCCCGCACCGATGATTTGCGTATTCGCGAAATGAAGGAATTGACTCCGCCGTCCCACCTGATCCGCGAATTCGCCTGCTCGGAGCAAGCCGAACAGACCGCCGCCAGCGCCCGCATTGCCCTGCACCGTATCCTGCATGGCCAGGACGACCGCCTGATGGTGGTGATCGGCCCTTGCTCCATCCACGACACCAAGGCGGCGATGGAATATGCGCGCCTGCTCGTCAAGGAGCGCGCGCGTTTCGCCGGCGAACTGGAAATCGTCATGCGCGTCTACTTCGAGAAGCCGCGCACCACGGTGGGCTGGAAGGGCCTGATCAACGACCCGTACATGGACAACAGCTTCCGCATCAACGACGGCTTGCGCATGGCACGTGAGCTGTTGCGCGATATCAATGAGCTGGGCTTGCCGGCCGGCACCGAGTTCCTCGACGTCATCAGCCCGCAATACATCGCCGACCTGATCAGCTGGGGCGCCATCGGCGCACGCACGACGGAGTCGCAGGTGCACCGCGAGCTGGCGTCGGGATTGTCCTGTCCCGTCGGCTTCAAGAATGGCACGGACGGCAATGTGAAAATCGCCGTGGAAGCCATCAAGGCCGCCTCGCAGCCGCACCATTTTCTCTCCGTCACGAAGGGCGGCCACTCGGCCATCGTCTCGACCAATGGCAACGAGGATTGCCACATCATCTTGCGCGGCGGAAAAACCCCGAACTATGACGCGGCCAGCGTGGACGAGGCGTGCAAGGCCATCGCCGCGCAAGGCCTGGCGGCGCGCCTGATGATCGATGCCTCGCATGCGAACAGCTCGAAAAAACCGGAAAACCAGATCCCCGTGTGTGCCGACATCGCCAGCCAGGTGGCAGGCGGCGATGGCCGCATCGTCGGCGTGATGGTGGAATCGCATCTGGTGGCGGGGCGCCAGGATTTAATCCCGGGCAAGGAATTGATCTATGGCCAGTCCGTCACGGATGGTTGCATCGACTGGAGCGCCAGTGTGGCCGTGCTGGAAAACCTGGCCGCGGCCGTGAAGCAGCGCCGCTTGCAGGGCGACGCGGAATAA